A single window of Streptomyces griseoviridis DNA harbors:
- the ccrA gene encoding crotonyl-CoA carboxylase/reductase, producing MTVKDILDAIQSPDSTPDDFAALPLPESYRAITVHKDETDLFDGLETRDKDPRKSLHLDDVPVPELGPGEALVAVMASSVNYNSVWTSIFEPLSTFGFLERYGKVSDLTKRHDLPYHVIGSDLAGVVLRTGAGVNAWHPGDEVVAHCLSVELESSDGHNDTMLDPEQRIWGFETNFGGLAEIALVKSNQLMPKPQHLSWEEAASPGLVNSTAYRQLVSRNGAGMKQGDNVLIWGASGGLGSYATQFALAGGANPVCVVGSPQKAEICRRMGATAVIDRTAEDYRFWKDERTQDPREWKRFGKHIRELTGGEDVDIVFEHPGRETFGASVYVTRKGGTVVTCASTSGYTHEYDNRYLWMSLKRIVGSHFANYREAWEANRLIAKGKIHPTLSKVYALEDTGQAAHDVHRNAHQGKVGVLCLAPEEGLGVRDQELRARHVDAINRFRDI from the coding sequence GTGACCGTCAAGGACATCCTGGACGCGATCCAGTCACCCGACTCGACCCCGGACGACTTCGCCGCGCTGCCGCTGCCCGAGTCGTACCGCGCGATCACCGTCCACAAGGACGAGACGGACCTGTTCGACGGGTTGGAGACCCGCGACAAGGACCCCCGCAAGTCGCTCCACCTGGACGACGTGCCGGTGCCCGAACTGGGCCCGGGTGAGGCCCTGGTGGCCGTGATGGCCTCCTCGGTCAACTACAACTCGGTGTGGACGTCGATCTTCGAGCCGCTGTCGACGTTCGGGTTCCTGGAGCGCTACGGCAAGGTCAGCGACCTCACCAAACGCCACGACCTGCCGTACCACGTGATCGGCTCCGACCTCGCGGGCGTCGTCCTGCGCACCGGAGCAGGCGTCAACGCCTGGCACCCGGGCGACGAGGTGGTCGCGCACTGCCTCTCCGTCGAACTGGAGTCGTCGGACGGCCACAACGACACCATGCTCGACCCGGAGCAGCGCATCTGGGGCTTCGAGACGAACTTCGGCGGCCTCGCCGAGATCGCGCTCGTCAAGTCCAACCAGCTGATGCCGAAGCCGCAGCACCTCAGTTGGGAGGAGGCCGCCTCCCCCGGCCTCGTCAACTCCACCGCCTACCGCCAGTTGGTGTCCCGCAACGGCGCCGGCATGAAGCAGGGCGACAACGTGCTGATCTGGGGCGCGAGCGGCGGACTCGGCTCCTACGCCACGCAGTTCGCGCTGGCCGGCGGCGCCAACCCGGTCTGTGTGGTCGGCAGCCCGCAGAAGGCGGAGATCTGCCGGCGGATGGGCGCGACGGCGGTGATCGACCGCACCGCCGAGGACTACAGGTTCTGGAAGGACGAGCGGACCCAGGACCCGCGCGAGTGGAAGCGGTTCGGCAAGCACATCCGCGAACTGACCGGCGGCGAGGACGTCGACATCGTCTTCGAGCACCCCGGCCGGGAGACCTTCGGCGCCTCCGTCTACGTCACCCGCAAGGGCGGCACCGTCGTCACCTGCGCCTCCACCTCGGGCTACACCCACGAGTACGACAACCGCTACCTGTGGATGTCCCTGAAGCGCATCGTCGGCTCGCACTTCGCCAACTACCGCGAGGCGTGGGAGGCCAACCGGCTGATCGCCAAGGGCAAGATCCATCCGACGCTCTCCAAGGTCTACGCCCTCGAGGACACCGGCCAGGCCGCCCACGACGTCCACCGCAACGCCCACCAGGGCAAGGTCGGCGTGCTGTGCCTCGCGCCCGAGGAGGGGCTCGGGGTGCGGGACCAGGAGCTGCGCGCCCGGCACGTCGACGCCATCAACCGCTTCCGCGACATCTGA
- a CDS encoding RidA family protein translates to MSEPTRIPAPDGVFPAAQYTHVVTATGRLVAVSGQLALDEEGRIVGEGDPQAQAHQVFENLRRCLSAAGARFDDVIKLTFFVTDIAHLPAIRAARAAHLPDDRLPAVSAVQVAALVRPEFLMEIEALAVLPE, encoded by the coding sequence ATGAGTGAGCCGACCAGGATTCCCGCCCCCGACGGGGTCTTCCCCGCCGCCCAGTACACGCACGTCGTCACCGCCACCGGCCGCCTGGTCGCGGTCTCGGGCCAGCTCGCGCTCGACGAGGAAGGGCGGATCGTCGGCGAGGGCGACCCGCAGGCCCAGGCCCACCAGGTCTTCGAGAACCTCCGCCGCTGCCTGTCCGCGGCCGGCGCGCGCTTCGACGACGTCATCAAACTCACCTTCTTCGTCACGGACATCGCCCACCTCCCGGCGATCCGCGCGGCCCGCGCCGCCCACCTCCCCGACGACCGCCTCCCGGCCGTCTCGGCGGTCCAGGTGGCGGCCCTGGTCAGACCGGAGTTCCTGATGGAGATCGAGGCGCTGGCGGTACTCCCGGAGTGA
- a CDS encoding GNAT family N-acetyltransferase, with translation MTVADCAGVAEIRVRGWRAAYRGMMPQSHLDAMSVQENTAGLRTRLRTGDGSVVNLVAEAPGGLVGWAFHGPYRDGEVAPGSAELYALYVHPEHCGTGIGGALLAESLRRCRADGRTRFHLWVLKANVRARRFYERWGFTADGAEEPYEVDGVEVPELRYTKDLRDGRDLTDGKGRRVAGA, from the coding sequence ATGACCGTCGCCGACTGCGCGGGGGTGGCGGAGATCCGGGTGCGCGGCTGGCGTGCCGCCTACCGGGGGATGATGCCGCAGTCGCACCTCGACGCGATGAGCGTCCAGGAGAACACCGCCGGGCTGCGCACCCGCCTGCGCACGGGCGACGGCAGCGTGGTGAACCTCGTGGCGGAGGCGCCCGGCGGACTGGTCGGCTGGGCCTTCCACGGCCCGTACCGGGACGGCGAAGTGGCCCCGGGGAGCGCCGAGTTGTACGCGCTGTACGTACACCCCGAGCACTGCGGCACGGGCATCGGCGGCGCCCTGCTGGCGGAGTCGCTACGACGCTGCCGGGCGGACGGCCGGACCCGCTTCCACCTCTGGGTGCTGAAGGCCAACGTCCGCGCCCGCCGCTTCTACGAACGGTGGGGCTTCACGGCCGACGGCGCCGAGGAACCGTACGAGGTCGACGGGGTGGAGGTACCGGAGTTGCGGTACACGAAGGACCTGCGGGACGGGAGGGACTTGACGGACGGGAAGGGCAGGAGGGTGGCAGGGGCTTGA
- a CDS encoding adenylosuccinate lyase, which yields MDEESRSLTERLRAESGGGARYERLVATEDLDELAGVLTEAGQPLWARELAAFRLGLAGDRRAFESLVLLLNHRDPQRCVSAAHALARLGDPRTARAAAALATNELRVAYALQPVRLLAELAAPESVPALITTLRRRLHPHDPYRRVALACVDGLGALKDTRARPILNEALAHPALAEAAVRALARIPRQRGGRGTGRG from the coding sequence ATGGACGAAGAGTCGCGATCGCTCACGGAGCGTTTACGGGCGGAGTCGGGAGGGGGCGCCCGGTACGAGCGCCTCGTGGCCACCGAGGACCTCGACGAACTGGCGGGCGTGCTCACCGAGGCCGGACAGCCGCTGTGGGCGCGGGAGTTGGCCGCGTTCCGGCTGGGGCTCGCGGGGGACAGGCGGGCCTTCGAGTCCCTCGTCCTCCTCCTCAACCACCGCGACCCGCAGCGCTGCGTCTCCGCCGCCCACGCCCTCGCCCGGCTCGGCGACCCACGCACCGCCCGCGCGGCGGCGGCCCTCGCCACCAACGAACTCCGCGTCGCCTACGCGCTCCAGCCGGTGCGCCTGCTCGCGGAACTGGCCGCACCCGAGTCCGTCCCGGCCCTGATCACCACCCTGCGCCGCCGTCTGCACCCGCACGATCCGTACCGCCGCGTCGCCCTGGCCTGCGTGGACGGCCTGGGCGCCTTGAAGGACACCCGCGCCCGCCCGATCCTGAACGAGGCCCTGGCCCACCCGGCCCTGGCGGAGGCGGCGGTACGGGCACTGGCGCGGATTCCTCGACAGCGGGGAGGACGCGGGACGGGACGGGGATGA
- a CDS encoding TetR family transcriptional regulator yields the protein MPQPARSTRTAATPDAPESAAGTRAAAQRLKMRRELAAAAMELFSTKGYEATTVDEIAAAAGVARRTFFRHFRSKEEAIFPDHDDTLIRAEAVLNAAPPHEHPLDTVCRGIKEVMRMYAAQPEISVARYKLTREVPTLREAEIASVARYERLFTRYLLGHFDEHAHDDDANDDPLLAEVAASAVVTAHNHVLRRWLRAGGQGDVEAQLDHAFGIVRKTFGSGIGAGRTAPPRPAVPAAVSAQGEVLVTVARTDAPLDEVMRTIEEALRDR from the coding sequence ATGCCCCAGCCCGCCAGGTCCACACGTACAGCAGCTACGCCCGACGCGCCGGAAAGCGCCGCCGGTACGCGGGCCGCCGCCCAGCGGCTCAAGATGCGCCGCGAACTGGCGGCGGCGGCCATGGAGCTGTTCTCCACCAAGGGGTACGAGGCGACCACCGTCGACGAGATCGCGGCGGCGGCGGGGGTGGCCCGCCGCACCTTCTTCCGGCACTTCAGGTCCAAGGAAGAGGCGATCTTCCCCGACCACGACGACACCCTGATCCGCGCGGAGGCCGTCCTCAACGCGGCCCCGCCGCACGAGCATCCGCTCGACACGGTGTGCCGCGGCATCAAGGAAGTCATGCGGATGTACGCGGCGCAGCCGGAGATCTCGGTGGCCCGGTACAAGCTGACGCGCGAGGTGCCCACCCTGCGCGAGGCGGAGATCGCGTCGGTGGCCCGCTACGAGCGCCTCTTCACGCGCTATCTGCTCGGCCACTTCGACGAGCACGCGCACGACGACGACGCGAACGACGATCCGCTGCTCGCGGAGGTCGCCGCGTCGGCCGTGGTCACGGCCCACAACCATGTGCTGCGGCGCTGGTTGCGGGCGGGCGGCCAGGGCGATGTGGAGGCGCAGTTGGACCACGCCTTCGGGATCGTCCGCAAGACGTTCGGGTCGGGCATCGGCGCCGGGCGCACCGCTCCGCCGCGGCCCGCGGTGCCGGCGGCGGTCTCCGCCCAGGGCGAGGTGCTGGTCACGGTCGCGCGGACGGACGCGCCTCTGGACGAGGTCATGCGGACGATCGAGGAGGCGCTCAGGGACCGCTGA
- a CDS encoding MaoC family dehydratase: MQFGRTYEEFEVGAVYKHWPGKTVTEYDDHLFCLLTMNHHPLHLDANYAENTTDFGRNVVVGNYVYSLLLGMSVPDVSGKAIANLEIESLRHVAPTFHGDTVYGETTVLDKWPSKSKADRGIVHVETRGHKQDGTLVCVFRRKVMVPTETYIKARGGEQPGRPEPKQTEK; the protein is encoded by the coding sequence ATGCAGTTCGGGCGCACCTACGAGGAGTTCGAGGTCGGGGCGGTCTACAAGCACTGGCCCGGCAAGACGGTCACCGAGTACGACGACCACCTCTTCTGCCTCCTCACCATGAACCACCACCCGCTCCACCTGGACGCCAACTACGCCGAGAACACGACCGATTTCGGCCGCAACGTCGTCGTGGGGAACTACGTCTACTCGCTGCTCCTCGGCATGTCGGTGCCGGACGTGTCCGGCAAGGCGATCGCCAACCTGGAGATCGAGTCGCTGCGGCACGTGGCGCCGACCTTCCACGGCGACACGGTCTACGGCGAGACGACGGTGCTCGACAAGTGGCCGTCGAAGTCGAAGGCCGACCGCGGGATCGTGCACGTGGAGACCCGCGGCCACAAGCAGGACGGCACGCTGGTCTGCGTGTTCCGCCGCAAGGTGATGGTGCCGACCGAGACGTACATCAAGGCGCGCGGCGGCGAGCAGCCGGGCCGCCCCGAACCGAAGCAGACGGAGAAGTAG
- a CDS encoding HpcH/HpaI aldolase/citrate lyase family protein, with the protein MTARTSPTTALPANGSAASPVDRLRPRRSCLAVPGSNPRFLEKAQGLPADQVFLDLEDACAPLAKPEARHTIVKFLNEGDWSGKTRVVRVNDWTTEWTYRDVVTVVEGAGQNLDCVMLPKVQDAQQIVALDLLLTQIEKAMGFEVGRIGIEAQIENARGLTHVDAIAQASPRLETIVFGPADFMASINMKTLVVGEQPPGYPADAYHYILMKILMAARAHDLQAIDGPYLQIRNVDGYREVARRAAALGFDGKWVLHPGQIEASNEIFSPSQEDYDHAELILDAYDWYTSEAGGKKGSAMLGDEMIDEASRKMALVISGKGRAAGLKRTTSFEIPEA; encoded by the coding sequence ATGACCGCCCGCACGTCTCCCACCACCGCCCTCCCGGCGAACGGCTCCGCCGCGTCCCCGGTCGACCGGCTGCGCCCCCGCCGCTCGTGCCTCGCGGTCCCGGGGAGCAATCCGCGCTTCCTGGAGAAGGCCCAGGGGCTCCCGGCCGACCAGGTCTTCCTCGACCTGGAGGACGCGTGCGCGCCGCTCGCCAAGCCGGAGGCCAGGCACACCATCGTCAAGTTCCTCAACGAGGGCGACTGGAGCGGCAAGACGCGGGTGGTGCGCGTCAACGACTGGACCACCGAGTGGACGTACCGGGACGTCGTCACCGTCGTCGAGGGAGCGGGCCAGAACCTGGACTGCGTGATGCTGCCGAAGGTGCAGGACGCCCAGCAGATCGTCGCCCTCGACCTGCTGCTCACCCAGATCGAGAAGGCCATGGGCTTCGAGGTCGGCCGGATCGGCATCGAGGCGCAGATCGAGAACGCCCGCGGCCTCACCCACGTCGACGCCATCGCGCAGGCGAGCCCGCGCCTGGAGACGATCGTCTTCGGTCCCGCCGACTTCATGGCGTCGATCAACATGAAGACGCTCGTGGTGGGCGAACAGCCGCCCGGCTACCCGGCGGACGCCTACCACTACATCCTGATGAAGATCCTGATGGCCGCCCGCGCCCACGACCTCCAGGCGATCGACGGCCCCTACCTCCAGATCCGCAACGTCGACGGCTACCGCGAGGTCGCCCGGCGGGCCGCCGCGCTCGGTTTCGACGGCAAGTGGGTGCTGCACCCGGGCCAGATCGAGGCGTCCAACGAGATCTTCTCGCCGTCCCAGGAGGACTACGACCACGCCGAGTTGATCCTCGACGCCTACGACTGGTACACCTCCGAGGCGGGCGGGAAGAAGGGCTCCGCGATGCTCGGCGACGAGATGATCGACGAGGCCAGCCGCAAGATGGCGCTGGTCATCTCGGGCAAGGGCCGGGCGGCCGGCCTGAAGCGCACCACCTCCTTCGAGATCCCGGAGGCGTGA
- a CDS encoding alpha/beta hydrolase produces the protein MRKRAAAVCGTAVIVAGTLTAGHADAGPRGGTAVAPAPAAAVAKPAWKECATTAYPRLQCASLKVPLDHAHPRGKQITLALTRVPHTAKTFQGPLLVNPGGPGGSGRNLAGFVASSLPKAVAAQYDVIGFDPRGVGRSRPALDCKPGFFDPVRPDSVPSTPALARTNLQRVRSFAAACGAKYADILPYINTVAAVRDMDAIRQAVGAQRINYFGYSYGTYLGAVYAKLFPERLRRLVLDSIVDPTGVWYEDNLSQDVAFNDRHRALMAWIARYDTTYRLGTDPEKIEATWYAMREALAKKPADGTVGASELEDTFVPGGYYNGYWPYLAEAFAAYVNDKNAEPLVEAYRNFAAIGASGDNGYSVYTAVQCRDASWPRAWKRWERDTWEVYQKAPLMAWSNTWYNAACASWPTAPRQPVNVANGKLPPVLLFQATDDAATPYEGGATMHRMLAHSSLVVEEGGGNHGITLSGNTCLDRYLADYLSEGTVPRGHGEVDAVCRKLPDPKPLTSKAAATTARGSTLHGLLGRG, from the coding sequence ATGAGAAAACGCGCAGCCGCCGTGTGCGGCACGGCCGTCATCGTGGCCGGCACCCTCACGGCCGGCCACGCCGACGCCGGCCCGCGCGGCGGCACGGCCGTCGCCCCGGCCCCGGCCGCAGCCGTCGCGAAGCCCGCCTGGAAGGAGTGCGCCACCACCGCCTACCCGAGGCTCCAGTGCGCGTCCCTGAAGGTGCCGCTCGACCACGCGCACCCGCGCGGGAAGCAGATCACGCTGGCGCTGACCCGGGTGCCGCACACCGCGAAGACGTTCCAGGGGCCGCTGCTGGTCAACCCCGGCGGCCCCGGCGGCAGTGGGCGCAACCTGGCGGGTTTCGTCGCGTCGTCGCTGCCGAAGGCGGTCGCGGCCCAGTACGACGTCATCGGCTTCGACCCGCGCGGCGTCGGCAGGAGCCGGCCCGCCCTTGACTGCAAGCCCGGCTTCTTCGACCCGGTGCGGCCCGACTCGGTGCCGAGCACCCCCGCCCTGGCGCGGACCAACCTCCAGCGGGTCAGGTCCTTCGCCGCCGCCTGCGGCGCCAAGTACGCGGACATCCTGCCGTACATCAACACGGTCGCCGCCGTGCGGGACATGGACGCGATCCGGCAGGCGGTCGGCGCCCAGCGGATCAACTACTTCGGCTACTCGTACGGCACCTACCTCGGCGCCGTGTACGCCAAGCTGTTCCCCGAGCGGCTGCGCCGCCTGGTCCTCGACTCGATCGTGGACCCCACGGGCGTCTGGTACGAGGACAACCTCTCCCAGGACGTCGCCTTCAACGACCGGCACCGCGCCCTGATGGCGTGGATCGCGCGGTACGACACGACCTACCGGCTCGGCACCGATCCCGAGAAGATCGAGGCCACGTGGTACGCGATGCGCGAGGCGCTCGCGAAGAAGCCGGCCGACGGCACGGTGGGCGCCTCCGAGCTGGAGGACACCTTCGTCCCCGGCGGCTACTACAACGGCTACTGGCCCTACCTCGCCGAGGCGTTCGCGGCGTACGTGAACGACAAGAACGCCGAGCCGCTGGTGGAGGCGTACCGCAACTTCGCCGCCATCGGAGCCTCGGGGGACAACGGCTACAGCGTCTACACGGCCGTCCAGTGCCGGGACGCCTCCTGGCCGCGCGCGTGGAAGCGCTGGGAGCGTGACACGTGGGAGGTGTACCAGAAGGCGCCCCTCATGGCCTGGAGCAACACCTGGTACAACGCGGCGTGCGCCTCCTGGCCCACGGCCCCGCGGCAGCCGGTGAACGTCGCCAACGGCAAGCTGCCGCCCGTCCTCCTCTTCCAGGCGACCGACGACGCGGCGACCCCGTACGAGGGCGGCGCGACGATGCACCGGATGCTGGCGCACTCCAGCCTCGTCGTCGAGGAGGGCGGCGGGAACCACGGCATCACGCTGAGCGGGAACACCTGCCTCGACAGGTACTTGGCGGACTACCTCTCCGAGGGAACCGTGCCGCGCGGCCACGGCGAGGTGGACGCGGTGTGCCGGAAGCTGCCCGACCCGAAGCCGCTGACGTCCAAGGCGGCGGCGACCACGGCACGCGGCTCGACGCTGCACGGGCTGCTCGGCCGCGGCTGA
- a CDS encoding 3-hydroxyacyl-CoA dehydrogenase family protein, which translates to MATPLSHDTSHSALRTVAVVGLGTMGTGIVEVLARAGRTVVGIDISEAAAVRAVAAVEAATSRAVARDRLTGPERTDLLARISTSTELRAAADADLVIEVAPESYEIKQQIFRELDAVVRPDTVLATGTNALSVTRLAAESSRPERVLGLHFFNPAPAMRLVEVVSSVLTSPDAVTAVTRLAVDLGKEPVAVGDRPGFVADGLLFGYLNQAAAMYEAKYASREDIDAAMRLGCGLPMGPLALLDLIGVDTARTVLEAMYAESHDRLHAPAPILGQLSAAGLTGRKSGRGFYTYEASGSATVVRDALTPLSGGGPVAGRAVHSVGVAGSGTMASGIAEVFAKAGHEVVLAARSAEKAQAAKARIGASLARSVDRGRLTAEAAAQVLDRITPTGSYDAFAEVDLAVEAVAEDLDVKRQLFGTLDKVCRPGAVLATTTSSLPVIACARATSRPQDVIGLHFFNPAPAMKLVEVVRTVLTSDETHATARGVCAGIKKHAVDCGDRAGFIVNALLFPYLNNAVKMVQEHYASLDDIDAAMRLGGGYPMGPFELLDVVGLDVSLAIERVLHREFRDPGLAPAPLLEHLVAAGCLGRKTGRGFREYARR; encoded by the coding sequence ATGGCCACTCCCCTGTCCCACGACACCTCCCACTCCGCCCTGCGCACCGTCGCCGTCGTCGGTCTCGGCACCATGGGCACCGGCATCGTCGAAGTCCTCGCCCGAGCCGGCCGCACGGTCGTCGGCATCGACATCAGCGAGGCCGCCGCCGTCCGCGCGGTCGCCGCCGTGGAGGCCGCCACCTCCCGGGCCGTGGCGCGCGACCGGCTGACCGGACCGGAGCGCACCGACCTCCTCGCCCGCATCAGCACCTCGACGGAGCTGCGGGCGGCGGCCGACGCCGACCTGGTCATCGAGGTCGCGCCGGAGTCCTACGAGATCAAGCAGCAGATCTTCCGCGAACTCGACGCGGTCGTCCGCCCGGACACCGTCCTGGCCACCGGCACCAACGCCCTGTCGGTGACCCGGCTGGCCGCCGAGTCGAGCCGCCCCGAGCGGGTCCTCGGCCTGCACTTCTTCAATCCGGCCCCGGCCATGCGGCTGGTCGAGGTGGTGTCGTCGGTGCTGACGTCGCCCGACGCCGTCACCGCCGTCACCCGTCTGGCGGTCGACCTGGGCAAGGAGCCCGTCGCGGTCGGCGACCGGCCCGGGTTCGTCGCGGACGGGCTGCTGTTCGGGTATCTCAACCAGGCCGCCGCGATGTACGAGGCCAAGTACGCCTCGCGGGAGGACATCGACGCGGCGATGCGGCTCGGCTGCGGCCTGCCGATGGGCCCGCTCGCGCTGCTCGACCTGATCGGGGTGGACACCGCGCGCACGGTCCTGGAGGCGATGTACGCCGAGTCCCACGACCGGCTGCACGCGCCCGCCCCGATCCTGGGGCAGCTCAGCGCGGCGGGCCTGACGGGCCGTAAGTCGGGGCGCGGCTTCTACACGTACGAGGCGTCGGGCTCGGCCACCGTGGTGCGGGACGCGCTGACCCCGCTCAGCGGCGGCGGCCCGGTGGCCGGCCGCGCGGTCCACTCGGTCGGCGTGGCCGGTTCGGGCACCATGGCGTCGGGGATCGCCGAGGTGTTCGCGAAGGCCGGCCACGAGGTCGTGCTCGCCGCACGCTCCGCCGAGAAGGCGCAGGCGGCGAAGGCGCGGATCGGCGCGTCGCTCGCGCGCTCGGTCGACCGGGGCCGCCTCACCGCGGAGGCCGCCGCCCAGGTCCTCGACCGGATCACGCCCACGGGCTCGTACGACGCGTTCGCGGAGGTCGATCTCGCGGTGGAGGCCGTCGCCGAGGACCTGGACGTGAAGCGGCAGCTGTTCGGGACGCTGGACAAGGTGTGCAGGCCGGGCGCGGTGCTGGCGACCACCACCTCGTCGCTGCCCGTCATCGCCTGCGCCCGCGCCACCTCCCGCCCGCAGGACGTGATCGGCCTGCACTTCTTCAACCCGGCGCCCGCGATGAAGCTGGTCGAGGTCGTCCGCACGGTGCTGACCTCGGACGAGACCCACGCGACCGCGCGCGGCGTCTGCGCCGGGATCAAGAAGCACGCGGTGGACTGCGGGGACCGCGCCGGCTTCATCGTGAACGCGCTGCTCTTCCCGTACCTGAACAACGCGGTCAAGATGGTGCAGGAGCACTACGCGTCCCTCGACGACATCGACGCGGCGATGCGGCTGGGCGGCGGCTACCCGATGGGCCCGTTCGAACTCCTCGACGTCGTCGGCCTCGACGTGTCGCTGGCGATCGAGAGGGTGCTGCACCGCGAGTTCCGCGACCCGGGTCTCGCCCCGGCGCCGCTGCTCGAACATCTGGTGGCGGCGGGCTGCCTGGGCCGCAAGACGGGCCGCGGCTTCCGCGAGTACGCCCGGCGCTGA
- a CDS encoding protein meaA produces the protein MTERQKDRPWLMRTYAGHSTAEASNELYRRNLAKGQTGLSVAFDLPTQTGYDSDHILARGEVGRVGVPVAHVGDMRRLFQDIPLERMNTSMTINATAMWLLALYQVVAEEQGADLTELQGTTQNDIVKEYLSRGTHVFPPGPSLRLTTDMICYTVHHMPKWNPINICSYHLQEAGATPVQEIAYAMSTAVAVLDAVFASGQIPEERRGEVVARISFFVNAGVRFVEEMCKMRAFGRIWDQVTRERYGIENPRHRRFRYGVQVNSLGLTEAQPENNVQRIVLEMLAVTLSKDARARAVQLPAWNEALGLPRPWDQQWSLRIQQVLAHESDLLEYEDLFAGSHVVEAKVDALVEESLAEMARIEEMGGAMAAVESGYLKAQLVSSHAERRARIESGEEKIVGVNVFETTEPNPLTADLDTAVQTVDPEVEARVVEALGRWRDTRYQPPFNHPRPCKALERLKEAARGTGNLMAATLDCARAGATTGEWAGALREVFGEFRAPTGVSSAPVAVPVAAGSALAGVRRMVDDTARDLGVGKLRFLVGKPGLDGHSNGAEQIAVRARDAGFEVVYQGIRLTPEQIVDAALAEDVHAVGLSILSGSHARLVPDVLERLREAGAHDIPVIAGGIIPNGDAERLRAAGVAAVFTPKDFDITAIIGRIVDEIRTANKLDPLEVTA, from the coding sequence ATGACTGAGCGCCAGAAGGACCGGCCGTGGCTGATGCGCACGTACGCCGGTCACTCCACCGCCGAGGCGTCCAACGAGCTGTACCGGCGCAACCTCGCCAAGGGGCAGACGGGACTCTCGGTCGCCTTCGACCTGCCGACCCAGACCGGCTACGACTCCGACCACATCCTCGCCCGCGGCGAGGTCGGCCGGGTCGGGGTGCCGGTGGCCCATGTCGGCGACATGCGGCGGCTGTTCCAGGACATCCCGCTGGAGCGGATGAACACCTCGATGACGATCAACGCCACCGCCATGTGGCTCCTGGCGCTCTACCAGGTCGTCGCGGAGGAGCAGGGCGCGGACCTCACCGAGCTCCAGGGCACCACCCAGAACGACATCGTGAAGGAGTACCTGTCCCGGGGCACCCATGTGTTCCCGCCGGGACCCTCGCTCCGGCTGACCACCGACATGATCTGCTACACGGTCCACCACATGCCGAAGTGGAACCCGATCAACATCTGCAGCTACCACCTCCAGGAGGCGGGAGCCACCCCGGTCCAGGAGATCGCGTACGCGATGTCGACCGCGGTCGCCGTGCTCGACGCGGTCTTCGCGTCCGGGCAGATCCCCGAGGAGCGCAGGGGCGAGGTGGTCGCGCGCATCTCGTTCTTCGTCAACGCCGGTGTGCGGTTCGTCGAGGAGATGTGCAAGATGCGGGCGTTCGGCCGCATCTGGGACCAGGTGACGCGCGAGCGGTACGGCATCGAGAACCCAAGGCACCGCCGCTTCCGCTACGGCGTCCAGGTCAACTCCCTCGGCCTGACGGAGGCGCAGCCGGAGAACAACGTCCAGCGGATCGTCCTGGAGATGCTGGCGGTGACCCTCTCCAAGGACGCCCGCGCCCGCGCCGTCCAACTCCCGGCGTGGAACGAGGCGTTGGGGCTGCCCAGGCCGTGGGACCAGCAGTGGTCGCTGCGCATCCAGCAGGTACTGGCCCATGAGAGCGACCTGTTGGAGTACGAGGACCTCTTCGCGGGATCGCACGTCGTCGAGGCGAAGGTCGACGCCCTCGTCGAGGAGTCGCTCGCGGAGATGGCCAGGATCGAGGAGATGGGCGGCGCCATGGCCGCCGTCGAATCGGGCTACCTCAAGGCCCAGTTGGTCTCCTCGCACGCCGAGCGGCGGGCCAGGATCGAGTCGGGCGAGGAGAAGATCGTCGGCGTCAACGTCTTCGAGACGACCGAGCCGAACCCGCTGACCGCCGATCTCGACACGGCCGTCCAGACGGTGGACCCGGAGGTCGAGGCGCGGGTCGTCGAGGCGCTCGGGCGGTGGCGCGACACGCGCTACCAGCCGCCGTTCAACCACCCCAGGCCGTGCAAGGCCCTGGAGCGGCTCAAGGAGGCGGCGCGCGGCACCGGCAACCTGATGGCGGCCACCCTGGACTGCGCCCGCGCCGGCGCCACGACCGGCGAGTGGGCCGGCGCGCTGCGTGAGGTGTTCGGCGAGTTCCGGGCGCCGACCGGGGTCTCCTCGGCGCCGGTCGCGGTCCCCGTCGCGGCGGGCTCGGCGCTGGCCGGGGTGCGCCGGATGGTCGACGACACCGCGCGGGACCTGGGCGTCGGCAAGCTGCGCTTCCTGGTCGGCAAGCCGGGGCTCGACGGGCACTCCAACGGCGCCGAGCAGATCGCCGTGCGGGCCAGGGACGCCGGGTTCGAGGTGGTCTACCAGGGCATCAGGCTGACCCCCGAGCAGATCGTCGACGCGGCCCTCGCCGAGGACGTGCACGCGGTCGGCCTCTCCATCCTCTCCGGCTCGCACGCGCGGCTGGTGCCCGACGTCCTGGAGCGGCTGCGCGAGGCCGGCGCGCACGACATCCCGGTGATCGCCGGCGGGATCATCCCGAACGGCGACGCCGAACGGCTCAGGGCCGCGGGAGTGGCCGCCGTCTTCACCCCGAAGGACTTCGACATCACCGCGATCATCGGCCGTATCGTCGACGAGATCCGCACCGCGAACAAGCTCGACCCCCTGGAGGTCACGGCATGA